From one Terriglobia bacterium genomic stretch:
- a CDS encoding energy transducer TonB, protein MFAGIPPAPKRRKAFTAGFLVQAAGLAVLVSLGLIRPAAILPQHQYVYISLAPPPPVNHAPQRIPPKLLAAVRLKPVERPEVAKLEPPKFDVPAPKPDLPEVKPQVVKSANFPTVATERPSPKPSPQVKTGQFSTGSSATPTAVLDARKVQTGGFGDPNGVPAGNNTSGRVNIAALGSFDLPQGSGYGNGTGGSRGIRAVVTSAGFGNGVATGTGGGRRGGTIKQAGFTNSEPVKQVAPRDLAPKADALPVQIISKPTPSYTPDARAARVEGEVLLEVEFSASGKLHVLRIVRGLGHGLDESAIRAAEQIRYKPATRGGAPIDSTATLHIVFQMA, encoded by the coding sequence ATGTTCGCTGGTATCCCGCCGGCGCCGAAGCGGCGGAAGGCTTTCACCGCCGGTTTCTTGGTCCAGGCGGCCGGCCTGGCTGTACTGGTCAGCCTCGGCCTGATCCGCCCTGCCGCCATTCTTCCCCAGCATCAGTACGTTTACATTTCGCTTGCGCCGCCGCCGCCGGTGAACCACGCGCCGCAGCGCATTCCGCCGAAACTGCTCGCGGCGGTCAGACTGAAACCGGTCGAGAGACCTGAAGTCGCGAAGCTGGAACCGCCGAAATTCGACGTTCCGGCTCCCAAGCCTGATCTCCCGGAAGTGAAGCCGCAGGTCGTGAAGTCCGCCAATTTCCCGACGGTCGCCACCGAGCGGCCTTCTCCCAAGCCTTCGCCGCAGGTGAAGACGGGTCAGTTTTCCACCGGAAGCTCCGCCACGCCCACCGCGGTTCTGGACGCACGCAAGGTCCAGACCGGCGGCTTCGGCGATCCCAACGGCGTTCCCGCCGGCAATAACACCAGCGGGCGGGTGAATATCGCCGCTCTCGGTTCATTTGATCTGCCGCAGGGATCCGGTTATGGCAACGGCACTGGCGGCAGCCGTGGCATCCGCGCCGTGGTGACCAGCGCCGGCTTCGGCAATGGCGTCGCCACCGGCACCGGCGGCGGAAGGCGCGGCGGCACCATCAAGCAGGCCGGCTTCACCAACAGCGAACCGGTCAAGCAGGTCGCGCCTCGCGACCTGGCGCCCAAGGCCGACGCGCTCCCGGTACAGATTATCTCCAAACCCACGCCCAGCTATACGCCCGACGCTCGCGCCGCCCGCGTGGAAGGAGAAGTTTTGCTCGAGGTGGAGTTCAGCGCCTCCGGCAAGTTGCACGTGCTGCGCATTGTGCGCGGACTAGGTCATGGTCTTGACGAGTCCGCCATCCGCGCCGCCGAACAGATTCGCTATAAACCTGCAACCCGCGGGGGAGCGCCCATTGACTCCACCGCAACGTTGCACATTGTTTTTCAGATGGCTTGA
- a CDS encoding antibiotic biosynthesis monooxygenase, whose amino-acid sequence MIARIWHGYTRPEHAEAYESMLKPELLPGIGKVRGYRGSYLLRRNAGAEIEFVTIMLWDSIDAIRAVAGPDYETAVIPEERKKHLSRCDPKSQHYEIAATHTPGV is encoded by the coding sequence ATGATCGCAAGGATCTGGCACGGTTACACCAGGCCTGAGCACGCCGAGGCCTATGAGTCCATGTTGAAACCGGAACTTCTGCCGGGCATCGGCAAAGTAAGAGGTTATAGAGGAAGTTACTTGCTGCGCAGAAACGCCGGCGCCGAAATCGAGTTCGTCACCATCATGCTGTGGGATTCCATTGACGCCATTCGCGCCGTCGCCGGCCCCGACTACGAAACTGCTGTCATCCCCGAGGAGCGGAAGAAACACCTCTCGCGCTGCGACCCCAAGTCGCAGCACTACGAAATCGCCGCCACCCATACGCCCGGGGTGTAG
- a CDS encoding PilZ domain-containing protein has translation MTTGVERRRAPRHSVFLPVHMPTSGTEEMFGVTRDVSSGGLFFYTELEYLEAGSRIDFVFQFPTQVGGHSATTRCRGTVMRTEAAKNARGIAVRIDRISFVDS, from the coding sequence ATGACTACGGGCGTCGAACGCCGCAGGGCCCCGCGGCATTCAGTCTTCCTGCCGGTACACATGCCAACCAGCGGAACGGAAGAAATGTTCGGTGTTACCCGGGACGTCAGCTCCGGCGGCTTGTTCTTTTACACCGAATTAGAGTACTTGGAAGCGGGCAGCCGCATCGACTTCGTCTTCCAGTTTCCGACGCAAGTAGGCGGTCACTCCGCGACCACGCGCTGCCGCGGCACCGTGATGCGCACCGAAGCCGCGAAAAATGCGCGCGGCATCGCCGTCCGCATCGACCGCATTTCCTTCGTGGACAGTTAG
- the rocD gene encoding ornithine--oxo-acid transaminase, with protein sequence MPTLTEQNLAHELIDLENQYGASNYRPLDVVIHKAEGVWVYDVEGKRYLDCLASYSAVNQGHCHPRILETLIEQAHKVTLTSRAFRNDQLPLLYRDLHALTGFDMALPMNTGAEAVETAIKAARKWGYTVKGIPDGQAEIIVCANNFHGRTTTIVGFSSDEQYRRGFGPFTPGFKIIPFGDAHALQAAITPHTCAFLVEPIQGEAGIIIPPDGFLRDAARLCRLNRVLLMCDEIQSGLGRTGKLFAFMHDGITPDVLIIGKALAGGFYPVSAVLAAREVLGVFQPGDHGSTFGGNPLACAVARTALRVLVEEKLVERSAELGAYFLERLKTLRSPDIREVRGRGLWIGIELLSPARPYCEALKEQGVLCKETHEKVIRLAPPLVITRDEIDWAFARIKKVIEH encoded by the coding sequence ATGCCGACCCTGACAGAACAGAATCTCGCGCACGAACTGATTGACCTTGAGAATCAATACGGAGCTAGCAATTACCGTCCTCTCGATGTTGTCATTCACAAAGCCGAAGGCGTCTGGGTGTACGACGTCGAAGGGAAACGCTATCTCGACTGCCTGGCGTCGTATTCAGCGGTAAACCAGGGCCACTGCCATCCCCGCATCCTGGAAACCCTGATCGAGCAGGCCCACAAAGTCACGCTCACTTCGCGCGCCTTCCGCAACGATCAGCTTCCGCTGCTGTATCGCGACCTGCACGCGCTCACCGGCTTTGACATGGCGCTACCCATGAACACCGGCGCGGAAGCCGTCGAGACCGCCATCAAAGCCGCGCGCAAGTGGGGCTACACCGTCAAGGGCATCCCCGATGGCCAGGCCGAAATCATCGTCTGCGCCAACAATTTTCACGGCCGCACCACCACCATCGTGGGCTTCTCCAGCGACGAGCAGTACCGCCGCGGATTCGGCCCGTTTACGCCCGGGTTCAAGATCATTCCATTCGGCGATGCGCACGCCTTGCAAGCGGCCATCACGCCCCACACCTGCGCGTTCCTGGTCGAGCCCATCCAGGGCGAGGCCGGCATCATCATTCCGCCGGACGGCTTCCTGCGCGACGCGGCGCGGCTCTGCCGCCTCAATCGCGTTCTCCTGATGTGCGACGAAATCCAGTCCGGTCTCGGCCGCACCGGCAAGCTCTTCGCGTTCATGCACGACGGCATTACGCCCGACGTGCTCATCATCGGCAAGGCGCTCGCCGGCGGCTTCTATCCCGTTTCAGCCGTGCTTGCCGCGCGCGAAGTTCTCGGTGTCTTCCAGCCCGGCGACCACGGCAGTACCTTCGGCGGAAACCCGCTCGCTTGTGCCGTCGCCCGCACCGCGCTCCGTGTCCTGGTGGAGGAGAAACTGGTGGAGCGCTCCGCCGAACTGGGCGCCTACTTTCTGGAGCGCCTGAAAACTCTCCGCAGCCCCGACATCCGGGAAGTCCGCGGACGGGGCCTGTGGATCGGGATCGAGCTGCTGAGTCCCGCGCGGCCCTACTGCGAGGCCCTGAAAGAGCAGGGAGTTCTCTGCAAGGAGACGCACGAGAAGGTCATCCGCCTGGCGCCGCCGCTGGTCATCACCCGCGACGAAATCGACTGGGCCTTCGCCCGCATCAAAAAGGTGATCGAGCACTGA
- a CDS encoding GAF domain-containing protein gives MRPKQAPATDIEVAEGFNLAAKFLLATTRASGVAVAILDETGLHCRASAGEAPQPGTAIRLENTISGECIRSGASFHCEDTLTKCPNALPARSILLLPIVWGRNTRGLVALFSRQPQAFGPASVAIARSAAAMVAIALSAWSPQLDCPIDGQVLEADLVEPAPPAPALAAAPAAAPSKIAAPAVPGETDSPLAPEWHGRLSPSKVLCGLPCAKCGSYFAATEPRCPVCKAAQ, from the coding sequence ATGCGCCCGAAGCAGGCGCCGGCGACCGATATTGAGGTCGCGGAGGGCTTCAACCTGGCAGCGAAATTCCTGTTGGCGACAACCCGCGCCAGCGGCGTGGCCGTCGCCATCCTCGATGAAACCGGGCTTCACTGCCGGGCCAGCGCCGGGGAAGCGCCGCAGCCCGGTACCGCGATCCGCCTGGAGAACACCATTTCCGGAGAATGCATCCGCAGCGGAGCATCCTTCCACTGCGAAGACACACTGACCAAGTGCCCCAACGCGCTGCCGGCCAGATCCATCCTGCTATTACCGATCGTGTGGGGACGCAACACGCGCGGTCTGGTGGCGCTGTTCTCGCGACAGCCGCAGGCGTTCGGGCCGGCCAGCGTCGCGATTGCGCGCTCGGCCGCGGCGATGGTGGCGATCGCACTCAGTGCCTGGTCGCCCCAGCTTGACTGCCCCATCGACGGCCAGGTGCTGGAAGCCGATCTCGTTGAGCCCGCACCGCCGGCGCCCGCGCTGGCTGCTGCGCCGGCCGCTGCGCCGTCCAAGATTGCTGCGCCCGCGGTCCCAGGCGAAACTGATTCACCGCTTGCGCCCGAGTGGCACGGCCGGCTGAGTCCTAGCAAAGTGCTGTGCGGCCTGCCGTGCGCGAAATGCGGCTCGTATTTCGCCGCCACCGAGCCGCGCTGCCCGGTGTGCAAGGCGGCGCAGTAG
- a CDS encoding PIN domain-containing protein: MIAAVCGWHEHNTAAVGEIERRLGRGERLAVSAPALMETYAVLTRLPAPYRLSAAEAWALVEANFVEGRTIFALDSAAYVAHLRQLAMQGVGGGRTYDAVIAACARQSKATTLLTFNRRHFDPPPEGVTVVEPA; encoded by the coding sequence ATGATTGCGGCTGTATGCGGCTGGCACGAACATAATACGGCGGCCGTCGGGGAAATCGAGCGTCGGCTCGGGCGAGGCGAGCGGCTGGCGGTCTCGGCGCCGGCACTGATGGAGACCTATGCGGTGCTGACACGACTTCCCGCCCCCTACCGTTTATCCGCTGCCGAAGCATGGGCGTTAGTCGAGGCGAACTTCGTCGAGGGCCGTACCATCTTCGCTCTGGACAGCGCGGCTTATGTCGCCCACCTTCGCCAACTGGCGATGCAAGGTGTGGGTGGCGGCCGTACTTACGACGCGGTGATTGCCGCGTGCGCTCGCCAATCGAAAGCCACCACGTTGCTGACATTTAATCGGCGACATTTCGACCCGCCCCCGGAGGGGGTCACCGTCGTCGAACCGGCGTGA
- a CDS encoding M48 family metalloprotease — protein sequence MRIAKLLFPALVLCLSLPLMAGNDEPKTTALQAPDSVAQNSFEQVVDRATEREKATLQELRKYSPVVETYIQNMRRDNDLGFVPEKDTYFLGRMDMSNGARHSRSFMPQPGFMRAFADKLTAFYSMKYLPLGFMQMIVMDDSSFDRAHYDFKFVRREFLGEVRCLVIDVSPKKNTGNGRFLGRIWVEDQDYNIIRFNGTYAPAPRFASYLHFDSWRLNMRPGLWLPAYVYSEESAVPNHLFSTVRFKSQTRLWGYDQAHIGHHDEYSAITVDSPKVQDQSEAAHDASPVQAQRAWERLAETNVVERLEVAGLLAPAGDVDKVLETVINNLEVTNNLSLQPEVHARVLLTAPLESFTIGHTIVLSRGLIDVLPDEATLAAVIAHELAHITLGQDLDSQYAFNDRMIFPDEQAFRRLRMTRDEHAQAEADQKAIALLQNSPYKDKLGNAGLFLQALQAREKELPNLLRAHLGNSLAEKGGLRMSALMTGAPKLEQRNADQIAALPLGARIHMDAWSDKIEMTKTSRVPLISPREKMSFEVTPVFPYVTRIGADDKTKVAAANAPQQ from the coding sequence ATGCGGATTGCCAAGTTACTGTTCCCAGCTTTGGTCCTGTGCCTCAGCCTGCCGCTGATGGCCGGCAACGACGAACCCAAGACCACCGCGCTCCAGGCGCCCGACAGCGTGGCGCAGAATTCCTTCGAGCAGGTCGTGGACCGCGCCACCGAGCGCGAGAAGGCGACCTTGCAGGAATTGCGCAAGTACTCGCCCGTGGTCGAAACCTACATCCAGAACATGCGGCGCGATAACGACCTCGGCTTCGTTCCCGAGAAAGACACTTACTTCCTCGGCCGCATGGATATGAGCAACGGCGCCCGCCACAGCCGCTCCTTTATGCCGCAGCCGGGGTTCATGCGCGCTTTCGCGGACAAGCTGACGGCCTTCTATTCGATGAAGTACCTGCCGCTCGGCTTCATGCAGATGATCGTGATGGACGACAGCAGTTTCGACCGCGCCCACTATGACTTCAAGTTCGTCCGCCGCGAGTTCCTCGGCGAAGTGCGCTGCCTCGTCATTGACGTCTCGCCCAAGAAGAACACCGGCAACGGGCGCTTCCTCGGCCGTATCTGGGTGGAAGACCAGGATTACAACATCATCCGCTTCAACGGCACCTACGCTCCCGCGCCGCGCTTCGCCAGCTATCTGCACTTCGACAGCTGGCGCCTGAACATGCGTCCGGGCCTGTGGCTCCCCGCCTACGTCTACAGCGAGGAATCTGCCGTGCCCAATCACCTGTTCAGCACCGTGCGCTTCAAGTCGCAGACGCGTCTCTGGGGCTATGACCAGGCGCACATCGGCCACCACGACGAGTACTCCGCCATCACGGTGGACTCGCCCAAGGTGCAGGATCAGAGCGAGGCCGCGCACGATGCCTCGCCCGTACAGGCGCAGCGCGCCTGGGAACGCCTGGCCGAAACCAATGTTGTTGAGCGCCTCGAAGTGGCCGGACTGCTGGCGCCCGCCGGCGACGTGGACAAGGTCCTGGAGACCGTCATCAACAACCTGGAAGTCACCAACAACCTCAGCCTTCAGCCGGAAGTGCACGCCCGCGTGCTGCTCACCGCCCCGCTGGAGTCCTTCACCATCGGCCACACCATTGTGCTCAGCCGCGGCCTGATTGACGTCCTGCCCGACGAAGCCACGCTGGCCGCCGTCATCGCCCACGAACTGGCGCACATTACCCTCGGCCAGGATCTCGACAGCCAGTACGCCTTCAACGACCGCATGATCTTCCCCGACGAGCAGGCGTTCCGCCGCCTCCGCATGACCCGCGACGAGCACGCCCAAGCCGAGGCCGATCAGAAAGCGATCGCCTTGCTGCAGAACTCTCCTTACAAGGACAAACTCGGCAATGCCGGCCTCTTCCTGCAAGCTCTCCAGGCTCGTGAGAAGGAGCTGCCCAACCTGCTGCGCGCCCATCTCGGCAACAGCTTGGCGGAGAAGGGCGGCCTGCGCATGTCGGCGCTCATGACCGGCGCGCCGAAACTGGAGCAGCGCAACGCGGACCAGATTGCCGCCCTGCCGCTGGGCGCGCGCATCCACATGGACGCCTGGTCGGACAAGATCGAAATGACCAAGACCAGCCGCGTACCGCTGATCTCGCCCCGCGAGAAGATGTCCTTTGAAGTCACGCCCGTGTTCCCGTACGTAACGCGCATAGGCGCGGACGACAAAACCAAGGTCGCAGCCGCCAATGCGCCGCAGCAATAG
- a CDS encoding secondary thiamine-phosphate synthase enzyme YjbQ produces the protein MKSHTEYLTFNTRKHREYVHITPQVEAAVNKSGVREGLALVSAMHITAGVYVNDNEPGLINDIDQWLETLAPFRPDYRHHETGEDNGDSHLKAILVHHQVILPITAGRLDLGTWQRVFYAEFDGRRSKRVIVKILGD, from the coding sequence ATGAAATCCCACACCGAGTACCTCACCTTCAACACCAGGAAGCATCGCGAGTACGTCCACATCACGCCGCAGGTCGAAGCCGCCGTCAACAAAAGCGGCGTGCGGGAAGGCCTGGCGCTGGTCTCCGCCATGCATATCACCGCCGGCGTCTACGTCAACGACAACGAGCCCGGCCTCATCAACGACATTGACCAGTGGCTGGAGACGCTCGCCCCCTTCCGCCCCGACTATCGCCATCACGAAACCGGTGAGGACAATGGTGACTCCCATCTCAAGGCAATTCTCGTCCACCACCAGGTGATTCTGCCGATCACCGCCGGACGCCTCGACCTCGGCACCTGGCAGCGGGTCTTTTACGCCGAATTCGACGGCCGGCGCTCCAAGCGTGTCATCGTCAAGATCTTGGGTGATTAA
- a CDS encoding AbrB/MazE/SpoVT family DNA-binding domain-containing protein has product MITTMDRAGRLVIPSEIRREAALEPGTPLDVRWHDGRIEIEQRPLPIKLERKGRLLVAQAAVKVPPLRTETVERTRHQLRARNRPRK; this is encoded by the coding sequence ATGATTACTACCATGGATCGGGCCGGACGGCTGGTCATCCCCAGCGAGATTCGCCGGGAAGCCGCACTCGAGCCGGGTACGCCTCTTGATGTCCGCTGGCATGACGGCAGAATCGAGATCGAGCAGCGGCCGCTGCCGATAAAGCTTGAGCGAAAGGGACGGTTGCTCGTTGCCCAAGCTGCAGTGAAGGTGCCACCGCTCCGGACGGAAACGGTGGAACGCACCCGGCATCAGCTCCGGGCCAGAAACCGTCCGCGGAAATGA
- the rho gene encoding transcription termination factor Rho codes for MTIAELKEKNITELTRIARTLDLPGASGLRKQDLIFKILQAQSEKEGHIFAEGVLEILPDGYGFLRSPDYNYLPGPDDIYVSPSQIRKFDLKTGDTISGQVRPPHEGEKYFALVKIEAVNFESPEEARNKILFDNLTPLYPQERLKLETIKDNVSARVMDLLTPLGKGQRGLIVSPPRTGKTMLLQNVANSITTNHPEVVLIVLLIDERPEEVTDMQRSVKGEVISSTFDEPAARHVQVAEMVIEKAKRLVEHKRDVVILLDSITRLARAYNTIVPPSGKVLSGGVDSNALQRPKRFFGAARNIEEGGSLTIIATALVDTGSRMDDVIFEEFKGTGNCEIILDRKLVDKRVFPAIDIQRSGTRKEELLIPKDDLARIWVLRKVLNPLSPVEAMELLIDKLSKTQTNGMFLSNMSSL; via the coding sequence ATGACCATCGCTGAACTAAAAGAAAAAAACATTACCGAGCTGACCCGCATTGCTCGGACGCTCGATCTGCCCGGGGCCAGCGGCCTCCGCAAGCAGGACCTCATCTTCAAAATCCTGCAGGCCCAGAGCGAAAAAGAGGGGCACATCTTCGCCGAGGGTGTCTTGGAAATCCTGCCCGACGGCTACGGCTTCCTGCGCTCGCCGGACTACAACTATCTGCCCGGCCCCGACGATATCTACGTCTCGCCCTCGCAGATCCGCAAATTCGACCTCAAGACCGGCGACACCATCTCCGGCCAGGTCCGTCCTCCGCATGAGGGCGAAAAATATTTCGCGCTGGTCAAGATCGAGGCCGTCAACTTCGAGTCGCCCGAGGAAGCGCGCAACAAGATCCTGTTCGACAACCTGACGCCGCTCTACCCGCAGGAGCGCCTCAAGCTGGAGACCATCAAGGACAATGTCTCGGCGCGCGTTATGGACCTGTTGACGCCGCTCGGCAAAGGCCAGCGCGGCCTGATCGTGTCGCCGCCGCGCACCGGCAAGACCATGCTGTTGCAGAACGTCGCCAACAGCATCACCACCAATCATCCCGAAGTCGTGCTCATCGTCCTGCTGATTGACGAGCGCCCGGAAGAAGTCACCGACATGCAGCGCTCGGTGAAGGGCGAGGTCATCAGTTCGACCTTCGATGAGCCCGCCGCCCGCCACGTGCAGGTGGCGGAAATGGTGATCGAGAAGGCCAAGCGCCTGGTCGAGCACAAGCGCGACGTCGTCATCCTGCTCGACTCCATCACGCGCCTGGCGCGGGCTTACAACACCATCGTTCCGCCCTCCGGCAAGGTGCTCTCCGGCGGCGTAGACTCCAACGCCCTGCAGCGGCCGAAGCGCTTCTTCGGCGCCGCCCGCAACATCGAGGAAGGCGGCTCGCTGACCATCATCGCCACCGCGCTGGTGGACACCGGCTCGCGCATGGACGACGTGATCTTTGAAGAGTTCAAAGGCACCGGCAACTGCGAAATCATTCTCGACCGCAAGCTGGTGGACAAGCGCGTCTTCCCCGCCATCGATATCCAGCGCTCCGGAACGCGCAAGGAAGAGTTGCTCATTCCGAAGGACGACCTGGCGCGCATCTGGGTGCTGCGCAAGGTGCTCAACCCGCTGTCGCCGGTGGAAGCCATGGAGCTATTGATCGACAAGCTGAGCAAGACCCAGACCAACGGCATGTTCCTGTCGAACATGAGTTCGCTGTAG
- a CDS encoding DNA-directed RNA polymerase subunit omega, giving the protein MKRSDLVFEALHTFRNRYMLCQLASKATRRFHRPNTRIQETMNEVLNRIGVADREQVLAEPEKVAEAQRRAA; this is encoded by the coding sequence ATGAAGCGCTCGGATCTGGTATTCGAAGCTTTACACACCTTCCGGAACCGGTATATGCTTTGTCAGCTTGCCTCCAAGGCCACCCGCAGATTTCACCGGCCCAATACCCGCATCCAGGAAACCATGAACGAGGTATTGAACCGCATCGGGGTCGCCGACCGGGAGCAAGTCCTGGCGGAACCGGAAAAGGTTGCAGAAGCGCAGCGTCGGGCTGCATAA